The genomic window CCACTCGCTGGCCGAGGCCGAGCAGCTGCTCGGCCTGCCCACCCGGGACGTGCGCAAGGCCGCCGAGGAGCTGGCCGCCGCGGACGCCTCGGTGCCCACCCGGATCGTGCGCGGCTACGACGCCGGCCTGGAGGCCGCGGTCGCCACCACCGAGGAGGGCGACGACGAGCTGAAGGTCTTCCTGAGCGGCCTGCGCCTGGTCAAGGACGCCTGGGAGATCGAGCAGCTGCGCGCCGCCTGCTCCGCCACCGTCAACGGGTTCACCGACGTGGTGCGGGAGCTGAGCCAGGCCGTGGCCACCTCCGAGCGCTGGATCGAGGGCACCTTCTGGCGCCGCGCCCGGGTCGAGGGCAACGACGTGGGCTACGGCTCGATCGCCGCCGCGGGGCCGCACGCCACCACCCTGCACTGGGTGCGCAACGACGGCGAGGTCCGCCCCGGCGAACTGCTGCTGCTGGACGCCGGCGTGGAGACCAGCACCCTCTACACCGCCGACGTCACCCGCACGCTGCCGATCAACGGGACGTTCAACCCGCTGCAGCGCAAGATCTACGACGCCGTGTACGCCGCCCAGGAGGCCGGCATCGCGGCGGTGCGGCCCGGCGGCCGGTTCCGCGACTTCCACGACGCGGCCCAGCGCGTGCTGGCCGAGCACCTGCTCGCCTGGGGCCTGCTGGACGCCTCGGTCTACGACGTCGAGAAGGTCCTGGAGCTCGGCCTGCAGCGCCGCTGGACCCTGCACGGCACCGGCCACATGCTCGGCCTGGACGTGCACGACTGCGCCCACGCCCGCCGCGAGTCCTACGTGGACGCGGTGCTGGAGCCGGGCGTGTGCCTGACCGTGGAGCCCGGCCTCTACTTCCAGCAGGACGACCTGACGGTGCCCGAGGAGTACCGCGGGATCGGCGTGCGGATCGAGGACGACATCCTGGTGACCGCCGAGGGCAACGAGAACCTCTCGGCCGCGCTGCCCCGCACGGCCGACGCGGTGGAGGCCTGGATGGCCGAGCTGGCGGGCTGATCCGCCCGATCGGCTGATGCGCTGACGGCGAGGCCCTCGGCACCCCGGGTCGGGGTGCCAAGGGCCTCGCGCGTGTCAGGGGCCGGTGATGATCAGCGGCATCGAGAACTTGCCGAGCTGGGACAGCTGGCCGCCCTGCCCTTGGAGGAAGGCGCCGGCCGACAGGACCAGCGTGCCCGGGTTGTTGTGCTGGTCCAGCGTCATCCGGTAGGTGATGGTCCGCTGGGCTCCGGGAGCCAGCGAGAACGTCGTCGAGGTGCTGCTGCCCCCGAAGTCGGCGGTGCTCCAGAGCATCCCGAGCTGGGTCCAGGAGCCGCCGTCCTGGCGCTCCATCGTCCCCTGGGCCTGGGGCGGACCGGTGTTGGTACTGCCGTACATCTCGGGTGCGACGGCCGGCAGCACCGTGGCGTACGTGGTGCTGCTGGTGTTCGTCCAGGTGACCGAGAAGGTGTACGGGGTACCGCGGTTGAGCTGCTGGCTCGGCGTCAGGCCCTTGACGGCGACCGAGAGCGCGTCCGCCTGCGATCCCAGCGGGTCGGGGTGGCCCGACACGTCCAGGCTGCCGAGCACGCTCTGCAGCCCGCTCTCGTAGGTCGCACTCAGACCCCGGGCCGACACGAAGACCTGCTGCTCGGGGAAGTCCCAGCGGCGCGCGGTGAAGGTGGCGCCGGTGTCGCACTTCACCTGCCAGGTGGCCTCATGGACGGACTGCCCGGCCAGCGTGGCCAGTTGGAAGCGGTAGTCCAGCAGACTCTGCGTTTCGCCCATGCCCGGGTTGTTCCAGGAGTAGCAGTACGGCTGGTGCGCCCAGCCGCTGGACATGAACTGGTCTTCGACGACCGGGTAGTTCGCCTGCTGGACCTCCGCCGCCGTGTCGTACGCGATGATCGACACTCCGTACGGCTCGCAGTCGACCTTGTCGTCGGCCTTGGCCCCGGGCGCCTCCAGGCACACCCGGTTGTCGTAGGTCTTCGCCGTCCAGCCCGCCGGGAGCGTGAAGCTGACGCCCCGGAAGGTGTACGGCGTCCCGGTGGCGCTCGCGGGGGCCGACGGGCCGTCGCTCGACACCGTGCTGCCGCTCGTCGTCGAGCCCTGGGACTGGCCGCCGTTCGTGCCGGCGGTGCCGGGGGTGCCGGGCGGGGCGTCGTCGGGGGTCACCGAGCCACTGGGCGTGGCCGGGGCGGTGGACGGCGAGGGCGAGGGGGACGGCGAGTCCGAGGGCGAGGGGGACGGGGAGGCGGACGGCGTGGCCGAGGACGGGGCACTGGTGGGCAGCACGGCCGCCGGCGGCGGGACCACGTGCTCGGCCACCGTGTCGCTGCGGAAGCCCAGGTAGCCGATCGAGGCCGCCGCCGCCAGCCCCACGAGCGGCAGCGCGACGGTGTAGAGCGGCCGGGTGCGCCGCAGGCGGCGGGCCGGCGGGGCCGCGGGACGCAGACTGCCCGCGGTGATCTGGGCGGCGCGGGCACTCATCGCCTCGCGCAGCAGGTTCTCCAAGGGGGTGCCGTCGGAGCCGTCCCCCGAAGGCCCAAGCTTCTGACGATCAGTCATCGGACCTTCTCCAGTTGCTTCTCCAGGGCGTCGAGCGCCCGGCTCGCGGTGGACTTGACGGCGCCTCGGGAGAGCCCGAGGGCCTCGGCGATCTGCGCCTCCGACAGATCGGACCAGTAGCGCAGCACCAGCACCTCGCGCTGCCGCTCGGTCAACTCCTGCAGGGCGAGCACCACGCGGCGGTGCTCGTCGTTCAGGACGGCGTGGTCCTCGGCCGAGGGGGCGTCCGCCTCGTGCGGCGGCACGTACTCGCGCGCGGTCTTGCGGCGGCGCAGCACCGAGCGGGCGCCGTTCACCACCGAGGTGCGCAGGTAGCCGAGCGCGTTGTCCAGGTCGTCCAGGCGCTCGCCGTGCTTCTGGAAGAGCGCGGCGAAGGCCTCCTGGACCACGTCCTCCGCAACGTCCTGACGGTCCACCAGGAGCACGGCCAGCCGGACCAGGCCGAGCCGGTGCGCGTGGTAGAGGTCGGTCACCGTCGGCCGCTCCTCGTCCTCCGCGCGACCGCCGCGCAGCAGCCGGAACCCGGCCCGGCGGGCAGCCGGCGGCGCCTGGCCGTCCCTCGGCTCCGCGCCCGCGGGCACCTCGCCCGGGGAGGTGCCGAGCGCGCCGAACAGCAGTTTCAGGACACC from Kitasatospora sp. NBC_01250 includes these protein-coding regions:
- a CDS encoding RNA polymerase sigma factor, with translation MSLAMAPSLPAAVPGRGLRGRRSPGVLKLLFGALGTSPGEVPAGAEPRDGQAPPAARRAGFRLLRGGRAEDEERPTVTDLYHAHRLGLVRLAVLLVDRQDVAEDVVQEAFAALFQKHGERLDDLDNALGYLRTSVVNGARSVLRRRKTAREYVPPHEADAPSAEDHAVLNDEHRRVVLALQELTERQREVLVLRYWSDLSEAQIAEALGLSRGAVKSTASRALDALEKQLEKVR
- a CDS encoding aminopeptidase P family protein, encoding MTEDRTPAVADNPEGAGAEEETADQPIKGRKNGLYGEVSDELAASMKSGWADTELRDLAPIAQAPYAAARRAALSAAFPGQRLVVPAGNLRTRANDTEYSFRAASEYVHLTGDQTQDAVLVLEPRAEGGHDQALYLLPRSDRENGEFWLDGQGELWVGRRHSLAEAEQLLGLPTRDVRKAAEELAAADASVPTRIVRGYDAGLEAAVATTEEGDDELKVFLSGLRLVKDAWEIEQLRAACSATVNGFTDVVRELSQAVATSERWIEGTFWRRARVEGNDVGYGSIAAAGPHATTLHWVRNDGEVRPGELLLLDAGVETSTLYTADVTRTLPINGTFNPLQRKIYDAVYAAQEAGIAAVRPGGRFRDFHDAAQRVLAEHLLAWGLLDASVYDVEKVLELGLQRRWTLHGTGHMLGLDVHDCAHARRESYVDAVLEPGVCLTVEPGLYFQQDDLTVPEEYRGIGVRIEDDILVTAEGNENLSAALPRTADAVEAWMAELAG